In a single window of the Streptococcus ilei genome:
- a CDS encoding DUF2829 domain-containing protein → MTFEEILPGLKAKKKYVRTGWGGAENYVQLFDTIEQNGVALEVTPYFLINVSGEGEGFSMWSPTPCDVLATDWVEVHD, encoded by the coding sequence ATGACATTTGAAGAAATCTTGCCGGGACTAAAGGCAAAAAAGAAATATGTCCGTACGGGTTGGGGTGGAGCAGAGAACTATGTTCAGCTTTTTGATACCATCGAGCAAAATGGAGTGGCTCTAGAAGTGACGCCTTATTTTCTCATTAATGTCTCTGGTGAAGGCGAAGGATTTTCCATGTGGAGTCCAACTCCTTGTGATGTCTTAGCGACAGATTGGGTGGAAGTCCATGACTAA
- a CDS encoding PadR family transcriptional regulator, whose amino-acid sequence MKESQLLKGVLEGCVLEIISKKSIYGYELIQSLKESGFDKIVAGTVYPLLQKLEKQGVIIGEMRPSPDGPDRKYFSLSDAGRERLEEFWYQWQDLVIKVERVKKEGKAI is encoded by the coding sequence ATGAAAGAGTCGCAATTGCTAAAGGGTGTCCTGGAAGGTTGTGTTCTAGAAATTATTTCAAAAAAATCTATCTATGGCTATGAATTGATCCAAAGCCTCAAGGAATCCGGCTTTGATAAGATTGTTGCGGGGACTGTTTATCCCTTGCTTCAGAAGTTAGAGAAGCAGGGAGTTATAATAGGAGAGATGAGGCCCTCTCCAGATGGCCCTGATCGCAAGTATTTTTCACTAAGTGATGCTGGAAGAGAGCGCCTAGAGGAATTTTGGTACCAGTGGCAGGATCTGGTCATTAAAGTAGAACGCGTGAAAAAGGAGGGGAAAGCAATATGA
- a CDS encoding immunity protein, with protein sequence MGFSFVKAGDELVELRKNQESYRFVGRCFLGFFVIGEEEQIFLLCNQEGREVFQEARIYVNSSLQAFVSSYSLFLSALFLLKAKFYEIEQVEVEEIAVNLKNQVLALEAHPEQELPFWEHMAYLIEDDGIVLRDDLFHILNKEQ encoded by the coding sequence ATGGGTTTTTCTTTTGTTAAAGCAGGTGACGAACTAGTCGAACTAAGGAAAAATCAGGAGAGTTATAGGTTTGTTGGCCGGTGTTTTTTAGGATTTTTTGTCATTGGAGAAGAGGAGCAAATCTTTTTACTTTGCAATCAAGAAGGAAGGGAAGTTTTTCAAGAAGCGAGGATTTATGTCAATTCTTCCTTGCAAGCTTTTGTTTCCTCTTATTCGCTTTTTCTATCAGCACTCTTTCTTTTAAAAGCAAAATTTTATGAAATTGAGCAAGTTGAAGTCGAAGAGATTGCAGTAAACTTGAAGAATCAAGTACTTGCCTTGGAAGCTCACCCTGAACAAGAATTGCCCTTCTGGGAGCACATGGCCTATTTGATAGAAGACGATGGAATTGTACTAAGAGATGATCTCTTTCATATCTTAAATAAAGAGCAGTAG
- a CDS encoding SMI1/KNR4 family protein produces MEMIPQLLNEIEKCLQQLDHPCLDHLNSGISSQKIQELFEEIPLQPTQDLRALYTWRNGSKDCEGITLGELAFFPGFYLMSLEESIQTYQELRKTSTWNQCWFPIFASGGGDFYAMNLASEAQGHILGFYVYEEDPQVEYQSLESMLIALKNCFEQGIIFRNEQGYLDMDYRKHAEIAHELNPDLQIWLEFLKET; encoded by the coding sequence ATGGAAATGATCCCCCAATTATTAAATGAGATTGAAAAATGTCTCCAACAGTTAGATCATCCTTGTTTAGACCATCTTAATTCGGGAATATCTTCTCAAAAAATTCAAGAATTGTTTGAGGAAATCCCATTGCAGCCAACTCAGGACTTGCGTGCCCTTTATACTTGGAGAAACGGATCAAAAGATTGTGAGGGAATCACACTCGGTGAGCTGGCATTTTTTCCTGGTTTCTATTTGATGTCTCTGGAAGAAAGTATCCAGACCTATCAGGAGTTGAGGAAGACTTCTACTTGGAATCAATGCTGGTTTCCAATTTTTGCCAGCGGAGGGGGAGATTTTTATGCCATGAATCTAGCTTCAGAAGCTCAGGGGCATATACTTGGTTTCTACGTGTATGAAGAGGATCCTCAGGTAGAATACCAGTCATTAGAATCTATGCTCATAGCTCTTAAAAACTGTTTTGAACAAGGTATTATTTTCCGGAATGAACAAGGCTACTTGGATATGGATTATAGGAAGCATGCTGAGATAGCACATGAGTTAAATCCAGATCTGCAGATATGGCTGGAATTCTTAAAGGAGACGTAA
- a CDS encoding putative PEP-binding protein, which produces MQNQLALSGEKIIEKVYLQLFHHIGMIRGEYLLRELNQNILLPNCQQFVKDYLDTICHLYSDEEVWYRFSELTNAEANSLDGTKEYFDERHPLFGYRGIRRLLACPDEFQAETNVVTEVFQTNLNLSVIFPFVNDAEQLKQAITVLRQYGFTGKVGTMIELPSAYFDLDRILETGISKIVVGMNDLTSFIFATVRNSQWHDMENPIMLDMLRQMQEKAKTKKIDFAVAGYLNLSFIQKMNQMGIECILHYSSIPEIFDLEIDHPDHLKRIKEESKKLQRSPHDTSRNVESLQANQPLDWR; this is translated from the coding sequence ATGCAAAATCAACTGGCTCTTAGTGGAGAAAAAATTATTGAAAAAGTTTATCTTCAACTATTTCACCACATTGGTATGATTCGTGGGGAATACTTGCTAAGAGAGCTCAACCAAAACATCCTGTTACCAAATTGTCAGCAATTTGTGAAAGATTATCTAGACACTATTTGTCATTTGTACTCAGATGAAGAAGTCTGGTATCGCTTTTCAGAGTTAACAAATGCAGAAGCAAATAGTCTAGACGGGACTAAAGAGTATTTTGACGAACGCCACCCCTTATTTGGATACAGAGGTATCAGGCGTTTGTTGGCGTGTCCAGATGAATTTCAGGCTGAGACAAATGTTGTTACAGAAGTTTTTCAAACCAATCTCAATCTGTCTGTTATTTTTCCTTTTGTCAATGATGCCGAACAATTAAAACAAGCTATTACAGTATTGCGTCAGTATGGTTTTACCGGGAAAGTCGGCACGATGATTGAATTACCATCAGCTTATTTCGACTTGGACAGGATACTGGAAACTGGTATTTCAAAGATTGTAGTTGGAATGAATGATTTAACTTCTTTTATTTTTGCGACTGTGAGAAACAGTCAATGGCATGATATGGAAAATCCAATTATGTTAGATATGCTGAGACAGATGCAGGAAAAAGCAAAGACTAAAAAGATTGATTTCGCTGTAGCAGGTTATCTGAATCTTTCTTTCATACAAAAAATGAATCAGATGGGTATCGAATGTATTCTCCATTACAGCTCTATTCCAGAGATTTTTGATTTAGAAATTGACCATCCAGACCATCTCAAACGCATAAAAGAAGAGAGTAAAAAATTACAAAGGAGCCCCCATGACACCTCAAGAAATGTGGAAAGCCTACAAGCAAATCAACCCCTCGATTGGAGATGA
- a CDS encoding GNAT family N-acetyltransferase has translation MELFKTWKKYMVLYGLKSQIGTVYRNSDRTTSFYDIGNFLYLAGELNSRFWEDFVRQYGLDYRIIISENTNWQDFLHQKVELISFTRYSFKDKANFQVEFLNNLVSQLEEDYNIVPIDNHIYDSFSEEEWSQDLQGDFESYQDFALKGGFGFVILKNKELIAGISSGLVYQGAVEVEVATRPNEQGNGFAKKLGAAMILESLNRDMFPLWDAHNEASKKVAEFLGYELVEPYEAFELEGSVV, from the coding sequence ATGGAACTATTTAAAACATGGAAGAAATATATGGTTCTCTATGGTCTTAAATCTCAAATCGGGACTGTTTATCGAAACAGTGATAGGACAACGAGCTTTTATGATATTGGGAATTTTCTATACCTAGCAGGGGAGCTAAATTCTAGATTTTGGGAAGATTTTGTTAGGCAATATGGTCTAGATTATAGGATTATTATTTCAGAAAATACCAATTGGCAAGATTTTCTGCATCAGAAAGTGGAGCTAATTTCTTTTACTCGTTATTCTTTTAAAGATAAGGCAAATTTTCAAGTTGAATTTCTAAATAATCTAGTTAGTCAGTTAGAGGAAGATTACAATATTGTGCCTATTGATAATCATATTTATGACAGCTTTTCTGAGGAAGAATGGTCACAAGATTTACAAGGGGATTTTGAATCCTATCAGGATTTTGCTTTAAAAGGTGGATTTGGCTTTGTGATTCTTAAAAATAAAGAACTGATTGCTGGGATTTCCTCAGGGTTAGTTTACCAAGGTGCAGTTGAAGTGGAAGTTGCAACTAGACCAAACGAACAAGGAAATGGATTTGCTAAAAAGCTTGGTGCTGCAATGATTCTAGAGAGTTTAAACAGAGATATGTTTCCACTTTGGGATGCTCATAACGAGGCTTCCAAAAAAGTAGCAGAATTTTTAGGATATGAGTTAGTTGAACCTTATGAAGCTTTTGAACTAGAGGGAAGTGTCGTATAA
- a CDS encoding DUF7716 domain-containing protein, with the protein MRKHQELSLEQIIEQVRVDQLVSDDFCLYGKEDGELALARLYWVSDYPDVVEDRDVYPTEVTEQDLQLVYYGEQLIDVLAVALEEKPNASHNDLVEAFNYYQQHDSFMPFED; encoded by the coding sequence ATGCGAAAACACCAAGAACTTTCACTAGAGCAGATAATTGAGCAGGTGCGCGTAGATCAATTAGTATCAGATGATTTTTGCCTCTATGGCAAGGAGGATGGAGAACTGGCACTAGCTAGGCTCTATTGGGTATCCGATTATCCGGATGTCGTGGAAGACCGTGATGTCTACCCGACAGAAGTGACGGAGCAAGATCTGCAGCTAGTCTACTATGGAGAGCAGTTGATTGATGTTCTTGCAGTCGCACTTGAGGAAAAACCAAATGCTAGTCACAATGACTTGGTCGAGGCTTTTAATTATTATCAGCAGCATGATAGCTTTATGCCATTTGAAGATTAG
- a CDS encoding ASCH domain-containing protein gives MTPQEMWKAYKQINPSIGDEIDAWAFGVEADLLADLVLKGEKTATASAYDLYTLEDEPLPQEGTFDVILDSQDQAVCIVEITKVSVQPFHQVSADHAYKEGEGDKSLAYWRQVHEDFFKDCFGEAGLTFTPDSKVVLEEFRKVYPI, from the coding sequence ATGACACCTCAAGAAATGTGGAAAGCCTACAAGCAAATCAACCCCTCGATTGGAGATGAGATAGATGCCTGGGCTTTTGGAGTGGAAGCTGATCTCTTGGCTGACTTAGTTTTAAAAGGTGAAAAGACGGCAACAGCCTCTGCTTACGACCTCTATACACTAGAGGACGAACCCCTTCCCCAAGAAGGGACCTTTGATGTCATTTTAGACAGTCAAGATCAGGCTGTCTGCATTGTCGAAATCACCAAGGTTTCCGTTCAGCCTTTTCATCAAGTGTCAGCTGACCATGCTTACAAGGAAGGTGAGGGAGACAAATCTCTAGCTTATTGGCGTCAGGTTCATGAAGATTTTTTCAAAGACTGCTTTGGAGAAGCAGGGTTGACTTTTACCCCTGATAGTAAGGTTGTTTTAGAAGAATTTCGTAAGGTTTATCCAATATAG
- a CDS encoding DUF6707 family protein, which translates to MNVKELIEEVENDVDLASYISLVPKKNKKTQAVYLESLNHLAYLLYLDGQEETAKELLDRIIQVPFEGNFNTWTFIDSSLVLLAYLEREVENQVFVYKKLLLSPLEQGEESTQKIRRRVHQRFLNGDSLEQKLAKIEKAPSPESEMERRLLYLADLLKIHLFITESTCEEIDIQTKIEENMEILKKYIKEHEIYSLFPFKG; encoded by the coding sequence ATGAATGTTAAAGAACTAATTGAAGAGGTTGAAAATGATGTTGATTTAGCATCCTATATCAGTCTTGTACCCAAAAAGAATAAGAAGACCCAAGCTGTCTATCTCGAATCACTGAATCATCTGGCCTATTTACTTTATCTGGATGGTCAAGAGGAAACGGCTAAGGAATTATTAGATAGGATCATACAGGTTCCATTTGAAGGGAATTTTAACACCTGGACCTTTATTGATAGCTCTCTGGTTTTATTGGCTTATCTGGAAAGAGAGGTAGAAAATCAGGTATTCGTCTATAAAAAACTCCTTTTGTCTCCGTTAGAACAAGGGGAGGAATCAACTCAAAAAATTAGAAGGAGAGTTCATCAGAGATTTTTGAATGGCGATAGCCTGGAGCAAAAGCTTGCAAAAATCGAAAAGGCTCCAAGCCCTGAATCAGAAATGGAACGTCGTCTGCTATACTTGGCAGATTTGTTGAAGATTCACCTCTTTATTACTGAGTCAACTTGTGAAGAGATAGATATTCAGACAAAAATCGAAGAGAATATGGAGATACTAAAGAAGTATATCAAGGAGCATGAAATTTATAGCCTCTTTCCTTTTAAGGGATAA
- a CDS encoding 3-oxoacyl-ACP reductase: MTKRVLITGVSSGIGLAQARLFLEKGYQVYGVDQGADPQLPGAFHFLQRDLTLDLTPIFDWCPEVDVLCNTAGVLDDYKPLLEQSAQEIQEIFEINYVTPVELTRHYLTQMLEKKQGIIINMCSIASSLAGGGGHAYTSSKHALAGFTKQLALDYAEAGIQVFGIAPGAVKTGMTAADFEPGGLADWVASETPIKRWIEPEEVAEVSLFLASGKASAMQGQILTIDGGWSLK; this comes from the coding sequence ATGACTAAACGGGTCTTGATTACGGGCGTGAGCTCCGGGATTGGTTTGGCTCAAGCTCGTCTCTTTCTAGAAAAGGGCTACCAGGTTTATGGGGTGGACCAGGGAGCTGATCCCCAGTTGCCAGGGGCTTTCCATTTTTTGCAGCGGGACTTGACCTTGGATTTGACGCCGATTTTTGACTGGTGTCCTGAGGTCGACGTCTTGTGCAATACGGCCGGCGTTTTGGATGACTACAAACCACTTCTTGAGCAAAGCGCTCAGGAGATTCAGGAGATCTTTGAGATCAACTATGTGACTCCGGTAGAGTTGACAAGGCATTATCTGACTCAAATGTTGGAGAAGAAGCAAGGGATCATCATCAATATGTGCTCCATTGCATCTAGCCTAGCGGGTGGAGGCGGTCACGCTTATACCTCCTCCAAGCATGCCCTAGCGGGCTTTACCAAGCAGTTGGCCCTAGATTATGCAGAAGCTGGTATTCAAGTCTTTGGCATTGCACCAGGTGCTGTCAAAACAGGCATGACCGCAGCGGACTTTGAACCAGGAGGCCTAGCAGACTGGGTGGCTAGTGAGACCCCTATTAAACGCTGGATAGAGCCAGAAGAAGTGGCAGAAGTCAGCCTCTTTTTGGCCAGTGGGAAGGCCTCTGCCATGCAGGGGCAAATCCTGACCATTGATGGTGGCTGGAGTTTGAAGTAA
- a CDS encoding NUDIX hydrolase — translation MEIKNHFGVYGVCFENGKLLCIEKTRGPYQYRFDLPGGSQELGEGLTETLKREVQEETGYAISSYSKPRIYDVLVQEEGQDFAVHHIMAFYDIVLDFERSQQSLPQELLDGSNDSANAIWLPLEQMTEENASPLVLKAKAELRGFPELERTSYKNWKVK, via the coding sequence ATGGAAATCAAAAATCACTTTGGCGTCTATGGCGTTTGCTTTGAAAATGGAAAATTACTCTGCATTGAGAAAACGAGAGGACCTTATCAGTATCGTTTTGATTTACCGGGTGGTAGTCAGGAACTCGGTGAGGGGTTGACAGAAACTCTCAAGAGAGAAGTTCAGGAAGAGACAGGATATGCGATAAGCTCTTATTCAAAACCTAGGATTTATGATGTGCTGGTTCAGGAAGAAGGGCAAGATTTCGCAGTACACCATATCATGGCCTTTTATGATATCGTCCTCGATTTCGAACGCTCTCAACAATCCCTTCCTCAGGAGCTTCTTGATGGAAGCAATGATTCAGCAAATGCAATTTGGCTTCCTCTTGAGCAGATGACCGAAGAAAATGCCTCGCCTTTAGTATTGAAGGCCAAGGCGGAGTTACGAGGATTTCCAGAATTAGAACGGACAAGCTATAAGAATTGGAAGGTAAAATAG
- a CDS encoding Imm26 family immunity protein codes for MEKKLPQIKIREWNEKPRTKLRFIKIGDIFCYQFLEKIFVFGQIIGKVNVGHVIQFFDIFQASPTITVEELNRAQFIGKPIIVDSYTLFDRSPVWSWQIIGHQVDFDPSPFKDLAFKWGDPNGPHFGKVWIDGRTEPKIFSREEVEELDWEACVGSIVYNRILEEELASR; via the coding sequence ATGGAGAAAAAATTGCCCCAGATAAAGATTCGTGAGTGGAATGAAAAGCCAAGAACAAAACTCCGATTTATTAAAATTGGTGATATTTTTTGCTATCAATTTTTGGAGAAAATTTTTGTATTTGGTCAAATTATTGGAAAAGTGAACGTTGGTCATGTCATCCAATTTTTCGATATCTTTCAAGCAAGTCCTACTATAACAGTTGAGGAGCTAAATCGTGCTCAATTTATAGGTAAGCCCATCATTGTAGATTCTTACACCTTGTTTGATCGAAGTCCAGTATGGTCTTGGCAGATAATTGGTCATCAAGTGGATTTTGATCCAAGCCCTTTTAAGGATTTAGCCTTTAAATGGGGAGATCCAAATGGTCCTCACTTTGGGAAGGTCTGGATAGATGGTAGGACAGAACCTAAGATTTTTTCTAGGGAAGAAGTTGAGGAGCTGGACTGGGAAGCCTGTGTCGGAAGTATAGTTTATAACAGAATATTGGAAGAAGAACTGGCAAGCAGATGA
- a CDS encoding Imm43 family immunity protein, with protein sequence MNYYFIMDDKSNKTFNFDVEYGRVDFEIQKKPYEEEWTKPIDYIYNPNCPDVIYYNFVNKKQYINKINFDYDYYWYSHGFILSKKLATIFKQFKIQGHVWKKLKFTVNGDVMESPDFYLLKFNTYTKDNPAPDFIDYEKTESLPSKTMYTVSRKLVLKEDVDYDIFKPGRVELLAAAGFVVTEEVKEAIETNHCGRGIRFLPIETAQEEYCKNSFKDFTSLLKRAKPKLP encoded by the coding sequence ATGAATTATTATTTTATAATGGATGATAAATCCAATAAGACTTTTAATTTTGATGTTGAATATGGGCGAGTTGATTTTGAAATACAAAAAAAACCTTACGAAGAAGAATGGACTAAACCAATAGATTATATTTACAATCCAAATTGTCCTGATGTGATCTATTATAATTTTGTGAATAAAAAACAATACATAAATAAAATAAATTTTGATTATGATTATTATTGGTATTCCCATGGTTTTATCCTTTCTAAAAAGTTAGCAACCATTTTTAAACAATTCAAGATTCAAGGTCATGTTTGGAAAAAGCTTAAATTTACAGTGAATGGCGATGTCATGGAATCTCCTGACTTTTATCTATTAAAATTTAATACCTATACCAAAGATAATCCTGCTCCTGATTTTATTGATTATGAGAAAACAGAATCATTACCTTCTAAAACGATGTATACAGTTTCAAGAAAACTGGTCTTAAAAGAGGATGTTGACTATGATATTTTTAAGCCTGGAAGGGTTGAATTACTTGCAGCGGCTGGCTTTGTCGTTACGGAGGAAGTAAAAGAAGCCATCGAAACGAATCACTGTGGTCGAGGCATTCGTTTTTTACCGATTGAAACAGCTCAAGAAGAATATTGTAAGAATAGTTTTAAGGATTTTACTAGTTTATTAAAAAGAGCAAAGCCTAAATTACCCTAA
- a CDS encoding DUF4304 domain-containing protein: MKEAKELFVKNGFSRLKRTNNYYKINHDFYTVIYFQRKSDGTAYFVNIGIHPLFLDSGLLEEVDCALRTRLGSIDNRNGMDQAELENAVQEAIDFTTQYSSYPTVFSSINPEKDLEKDGLLKEFSITKVNLCRLYVEYYDTIDSEKVALDFANYGLSITPKIASVPKNFFKTYIRSGEVLK, encoded by the coding sequence ATGAAAGAGGCCAAAGAACTCTTCGTAAAAAATGGCTTTTCGCGACTAAAGCGAACCAATAACTATTATAAAATCAATCATGATTTTTACACGGTGATCTATTTTCAACGAAAATCAGATGGGACTGCCTATTTCGTTAATATTGGCATTCATCCCCTCTTTCTGGACTCGGGACTGTTAGAAGAAGTGGATTGTGCTCTAAGGACTCGATTAGGTTCTATCGATAATAGAAATGGCATGGATCAAGCTGAATTGGAAAATGCTGTCCAAGAGGCCATCGATTTTACTACTCAGTATTCATCGTATCCTACCGTATTTTCAAGCATAAATCCCGAGAAGGATCTTGAGAAGGATGGGTTGCTAAAAGAATTCTCTATCACCAAAGTGAACTTATGCAGATTGTATGTTGAGTATTATGATACCATCGATTCTGAGAAGGTAGCTTTAGATTTTGCAAACTATGGCTTATCCATTACACCTAAGATTGCCTCTGTACCTAAAAACTTCTTTAAAACCTATATTCGTTCGGGAGAAGTTTTAAAATAA
- a CDS encoding NTF2 fold immunity protein — protein MTHTNLAKETLLQFMQAMYSWEKKATRSLRNQAYKDMLKDELATIFDQFCISKKTLREREVSLSVRFPFDYKLETHPIVDEEHDGNQAYFYIKENRSGIETLYRIHMVFQKGKWWIDKKEWLDNRKWVNSFL, from the coding sequence ATGACTCATACGAATCTAGCAAAAGAAACCTTACTCCAGTTTATGCAGGCTATGTATTCTTGGGAGAAAAAGGCCACTAGGAGCCTAAGAAACCAAGCCTATAAAGATATGTTGAAGGATGAATTAGCTACTATTTTTGATCAGTTTTGTATATCTAAAAAAACACTCAGAGAAAGGGAAGTATCTTTATCTGTCCGGTTTCCGTTTGACTATAAATTAGAAACACATCCCATCGTTGATGAAGAGCATGACGGGAATCAAGCTTATTTCTACATCAAGGAGAATCGTTCTGGTATAGAAACCCTCTATCGTATTCATATGGTGTTTCAAAAGGGGAAATGGTGGATTGATAAGAAAGAATGGCTTGATAATAGGAAGTGGGTTAATTCTTTTTTGTGA
- a CDS encoding peptide ABC transporter substrate-binding protein yields MKKSKLAFLAGVTVASALFLASCGSSSKSSQTNTYSYVFSTDPDSLNYLLSNRSTTSDVTTNLVDGLFENDQYGNLVPALAEDWSVSKDGLTYTYKLRKDAKWYDSEGNEYADVTAQDFVTSLKYVADNKSDALYLVQNSVAGLDDYVTGKNTDFSKVGVKAVDDHTLQYTLAQPESFWNSKLTTSTMMPVNEKFLKSAGKDFGSVKPSGILYNGPYYLKSFTSKSLMEFTKNENYYDKDNVKIENIKLTYFDGSDQDYLARNFSDGNLTTARLFPTSSTFSTIEKKFKDNIVYSPQDATVYYVYFNVNRQNYGHTEKTTDDQKNQTKTALQNKNFRQAINFALDRTSLSAQSNGKDGASKTLRTLLVPPTFVQVDNKDFGSVVEEKLAATGDDWKDVSLADAQDSMFNADKAKAQFAKAKEELQAQGVQFPIHIDYVVDQSSASIVQQADSMKDSIEKTLGKENVVVDVQKMSTEDADNATYFAQSPDQKDFDMDIAGWGPDFQDPSTYLDIFNPVDGSALAGMGINPSTDQSLIEKLGLNEYKQLLDDANAEQLDTKTRYEKYAVAQAWLTDNAFALPVYSKGAVPSITKIKPFTKAFSLIGIKDGASYYKYMELQSDTVTTADYDKAYKNWLKEKEETNKKAQEELAKHVK; encoded by the coding sequence ATGAAAAAATCTAAACTAGCTTTCCTTGCAGGTGTCACGGTTGCTTCAGCCCTGTTCCTTGCTTCATGTGGATCATCTTCAAAATCTTCTCAGACAAACACTTACTCATACGTGTTTAGTACTGATCCAGATTCTTTGAACTACCTCCTTTCAAACCGTTCTACAACAAGTGACGTTACAACTAACTTGGTTGATGGATTGTTTGAAAATGACCAATATGGTAATCTCGTCCCTGCACTAGCGGAAGATTGGTCTGTCTCTAAAGACGGATTAACCTACACTTATAAACTCCGTAAAGATGCAAAATGGTACGACTCAGAAGGAAACGAATATGCAGATGTCACTGCACAGGACTTCGTCACTTCTCTTAAGTATGTAGCTGACAACAAGTCAGATGCCCTCTACTTGGTTCAAAACTCAGTAGCCGGCCTGGATGACTATGTCACTGGTAAAAATACAGACTTCTCTAAAGTTGGGGTCAAAGCCGTTGATGACCATACCCTCCAATACACCTTGGCTCAACCTGAATCCTTCTGGAATTCTAAATTGACAACTTCGACCATGATGCCTGTCAATGAAAAATTCCTCAAATCTGCAGGTAAAGACTTCGGTAGCGTCAAACCTTCTGGAATCCTTTACAACGGTCCTTACTACTTGAAATCCTTCACTTCCAAATCTTTGATGGAGTTCACCAAGAACGAGAACTACTACGACAAAGACAATGTGAAGATTGAAAATATCAAATTGACCTACTTCGATGGTTCTGACCAAGACTACCTTGCTCGTAACTTCTCTGATGGAAACTTGACCACTGCGCGTCTCTTCCCAACGAGCTCAACATTTAGTACCATTGAGAAAAAATTCAAAGACAATATCGTTTATTCACCACAAGATGCGACTGTCTACTATGTTTACTTCAACGTAAACCGTCAAAACTACGGTCATACTGAGAAAACAACAGACGACCAGAAGAACCAAACCAAAACAGCTCTTCAAAACAAAAACTTCCGTCAAGCCATCAACTTTGCCCTTGATCGTACTTCACTAAGTGCCCAATCAAACGGGAAAGATGGCGCTAGCAAAACCCTTCGTACGCTTCTTGTACCTCCAACATTTGTGCAAGTAGACAACAAAGACTTCGGTAGCGTTGTCGAAGAAAAACTTGCTGCAACAGGAGATGATTGGAAGGATGTCAGCCTAGCTGATGCGCAAGATAGCATGTTCAATGCGGACAAGGCCAAAGCACAATTTGCCAAAGCCAAAGAAGAGCTCCAAGCGCAAGGTGTCCAATTCCCAATCCACATCGACTATGTAGTTGACCAGTCTTCTGCTAGCATTGTGCAACAAGCTGATTCAATGAAAGACTCCATCGAAAAAACATTAGGAAAAGAAAATGTCGTCGTGGATGTTCAGAAAATGTCTACGGAAGATGCGGACAATGCAACCTACTTCGCTCAAAGTCCTGATCAAAAAGACTTTGATATGGATATCGCTGGTTGGGGACCTGACTTCCAAGACCCATCAACTTACTTGGATATCTTCAATCCAGTCGATGGTTCAGCCTTAGCAGGAATGGGAATCAATCCGTCAACTGACCAATCCCTAATTGAAAAACTAGGTTTGAACGAGTACAAACAACTATTGGATGATGCCAATGCGGAACAATTGGATACCAAAACTCGTTATGAAAAATATGCTGTTGCTCAAGCTTGGTTGACAGACAATGCCTTTGCACTTCCTGTCTACTCTAAGGGTGCTGTCCCTTCTATCACGAAGATCAAACCATTTACAAAAGCATTCTCCTTGATTGGTATCAAAGACGGGGCTAGCTACTACAAGTACATGGAATTACAAAGTGATACAGTCACAACGGCTGACTACGACAAAGCTTATAAGAATTGGTTGAAAGAAAAAGAAGAAACCAATAAAAAAGCACAAGAAGAACTTGCAAAACACGTGAAATAA